One Gordonia mangrovi genomic region harbors:
- a CDS encoding condensation domain-containing protein: MSCVSRTTARSVHSGGAHVHVTTIDRFRPESGELLTWSVDSSDATPQRSRIPLSFNQGIHLAGAGEHSTWLAAAFRVEGPIDRHALGLAYHALIVRHGTLHSSFVKCGDTIVREEFDPLALRLAATPGVRVTSDVALQQVLWAALDAACHPFGFPAYLLGAIDRPDSSTILCGFDHSHVDAYSMSIIVDDVHRLYHGFRRSPELFAAEELPMIGSYVDYCAAEAETTEISSSDSRLLSWLHFFDQHDGHPPTFPLDLGVREGGTAPQGADVRPLLGPSETEEFADFCRRNGGSVYAGVLSAMAQAVNRLGGGPQLSLLFPMHTRRTEPWRNAVGWFTTNAPIRVDGTDDLCTGLQRTGPELRRAVRLGDVPIARVIAALGGFTPIRNDIFMVSYVDYRNLPGADLHDEIDAHHISNVTTADDAQFWISRTGRGLAVRSRFPDTAVGRATVGEFLEEVRTILRTAVPTARRVAVVTPLDGGDGPLRAPSAGASRR; encoded by the coding sequence GTGTCGTGCGTCTCACGCACCACCGCTCGATCGGTGCACTCCGGGGGCGCTCACGTGCACGTCACCACGATTGACCGTTTTCGCCCGGAATCGGGTGAGCTGCTGACGTGGTCGGTGGACTCGTCAGACGCGACGCCGCAACGCTCTCGGATACCGCTGTCATTCAATCAAGGCATTCATCTCGCCGGCGCAGGCGAACACAGCACGTGGCTCGCCGCCGCGTTCCGGGTCGAGGGCCCGATAGACCGGCACGCACTCGGACTCGCCTATCACGCCCTGATCGTGCGACATGGAACCTTGCACAGTTCGTTCGTGAAGTGCGGCGACACCATCGTGCGCGAGGAGTTCGATCCGCTCGCACTACGGCTCGCGGCGACCCCCGGCGTACGGGTGACGTCGGATGTGGCGCTCCAACAAGTCCTGTGGGCAGCACTCGACGCTGCCTGCCATCCCTTCGGGTTCCCCGCATACCTGTTGGGTGCGATCGACCGGCCCGACAGTTCCACGATTCTGTGCGGTTTCGACCACTCGCATGTGGACGCCTACTCGATGTCGATCATCGTCGACGACGTGCACCGTCTCTATCACGGCTTCCGGCGCTCTCCGGAACTGTTCGCCGCCGAAGAACTCCCGATGATCGGAAGCTACGTCGACTACTGCGCGGCAGAAGCGGAGACGACCGAGATCAGCTCTTCGGACTCCCGGCTGCTCTCCTGGCTGCACTTCTTCGACCAGCACGACGGTCATCCGCCGACATTTCCGCTCGACCTCGGTGTGCGTGAGGGTGGGACGGCCCCGCAGGGGGCCGACGTCCGGCCGTTGCTCGGCCCGTCCGAGACCGAAGAGTTCGCCGACTTCTGCCGACGTAACGGCGGCAGCGTTTACGCGGGCGTGTTGTCGGCGATGGCACAGGCGGTCAACCGACTCGGTGGTGGTCCGCAACTGTCACTGCTGTTCCCGATGCACACACGCCGCACCGAGCCCTGGCGCAACGCCGTCGGGTGGTTCACCACCAACGCCCCCATCCGCGTGGACGGTACCGACGACCTCTGCACAGGCCTCCAGCGGACCGGACCCGAATTGCGTCGGGCAGTGCGGCTCGGGGATGTCCCCATCGCGCGGGTGATCGCGGCACTCGGCGGATTCACGCCGATCCGTAACGACATCTTCATGGTCTCTTACGTCGACTACCGCAATCTGCCGGGCGCCGACCTGCACGACGAGATCGACGCGCACCACATCTCGAATGTGACCACTGCCGACGATGCACAGTTCTGGATTTCCCGTACCGGCCGCGGGCTGGCGGTCCGGAGCCGATTCCCCGACACGGCGGTCGGACGCGCCACGGTGGGCGAGTTCCTCGAGGAGGTGCGCACGATCCTGCGTACCGCGGTGCCGACGGCACGCCGAGTCGCGGTGGTCACGCCTCTCGACGGCGGCGACGGACCCCTGCGGGCGCCGTCGGCAGGCGCCAGCCGAAGATGA
- a CDS encoding DUF4190 domain-containing protein, producing MTNPNDGTPKPEGEPSGESAGPPYERQQDGTEQAWSPHYGTPPDGDQQSGTQPYGGQTYGGQTYGAAPYGEQHGGAQQYGGQPYGDPQYGAQQYGAQQYGDQPYGAQPPYGAQPPYGAQPPYGAQQYGAQPYGSPQFGGPYAQGGYPTMRQTNAKAIAALICGIGSFLACPGVLGVVAVILGNSARDEIVASAGTQEGEGMAKAGVILGWISIALVVVALLVVLIALIIGAVASV from the coding sequence ATGACCAACCCGAATGACGGCACCCCGAAACCCGAGGGCGAACCGTCGGGAGAGTCGGCCGGGCCGCCGTATGAGAGGCAGCAGGACGGAACCGAGCAAGCCTGGAGCCCGCACTACGGGACGCCACCCGATGGCGACCAGCAATCCGGGACCCAGCCCTACGGCGGCCAAACCTACGGCGGCCAAACCTACGGGGCTGCGCCATACGGCGAGCAGCACGGTGGAGCCCAGCAGTACGGGGGTCAACCATATGGCGATCCCCAATACGGGGCACAGCAGTACGGGGCACAGCAGTACGGGGACCAGCCCTACGGGGCGCAACCTCCATACGGGGCGCAACCTCCATACGGGGCGCAACCTCCATATGGGGCGCAACAGTACGGGGCCCAACCATACGGGTCCCCGCAATTCGGTGGGCCCTACGCGCAGGGTGGGTACCCGACCATGCGGCAGACCAACGCCAAGGCCATCGCCGCCCTGATCTGCGGCATCGGGTCCTTCCTCGCCTGTCCCGGCGTGCTCGGGGTGGTCGCGGTGATCCTCGGCAACTCGGCGCGCGACGAGATCGTCGCGTCGGCCGGCACCCAGGAGGGCGAAGGAATGGCCAAGGCCGGTGTCATCCTCGGGTGGATCTCGATCGCCCTGGTCGTCGTGGCCTTGCTCGTGGTGCTGATCGCGCTGATCATCGGCGCCGTTGCCTCGGTCTGA
- a CDS encoding trimeric intracellular cation channel family protein, whose translation MLQEILNDVGIAVFAASGALLGVRKDFDLWGIVTVGALTGVGGGILRDVMLGITPPSSIENWLPIVIAAATSVVVFFFHPAFAQLRRSVLLFDAVGMGVFATSGAAIAVDHQVSAFAATLVGLLTAVGGGILRDVLANEIPLLLQPADLYAVPALLGAAVVALGGGQTSVPIWIWLVAGTIVATGLRVLGLIFGWRLPTAPAGVRRRRREA comes from the coding sequence ATGCTGCAAGAGATCCTGAACGACGTCGGTATCGCGGTGTTCGCCGCCTCCGGCGCGCTGCTCGGTGTCCGCAAGGATTTCGACCTCTGGGGGATCGTCACCGTCGGCGCCCTCACCGGGGTGGGTGGGGGAATCCTGCGCGATGTCATGCTGGGAATCACCCCTCCCTCGTCCATTGAGAACTGGTTGCCGATCGTGATCGCGGCCGCCACCAGCGTCGTCGTGTTCTTCTTTCATCCCGCCTTCGCGCAGTTGCGGCGCAGCGTGTTGCTCTTCGACGCCGTCGGCATGGGTGTCTTCGCGACGAGTGGTGCGGCGATCGCGGTCGATCACCAGGTCAGCGCGTTTGCCGCCACGCTGGTGGGTCTGCTGACCGCCGTCGGTGGCGGCATCCTGCGTGACGTGCTCGCCAACGAGATCCCGTTGCTGCTGCAGCCGGCCGACCTCTACGCGGTACCTGCTCTGTTGGGTGCCGCGGTTGTTGCCCTCGGTGGCGGCCAAACGTCGGTACCGATCTGGATCTGGCTCGTCGCCGGCACGATCGTGGCGACCGGCCTCCGAGTGCTGGGACTCATCTTCGGCTGGCGCCTGCCGACGGCGCCCGCAGGGGTCCGTCGCCGCCGTCGAGAGGCGTGA
- a CDS encoding AurF N-oxygenase family protein: MTAAMDRTRDDTIRGGVAETDNVVSMRDEGTDEVSERLLASAARLSRNAMTEIDWSAPMDPSKYGCSPEWSSLYGTDYWDELTEEQRISVTRHEFASIMNIGIWFEMILQEMVIRDQYLGEYHSAEFQFALTEIADECRHSIMFAKASEKMVGTSYKPTKKVGRLGKLFKRTAKNEVAYAGILVAEEVLDVFQRGCMRDDRVLPFIRTVNEIHVLEESRHMRFAREEVRESMDGVGWARRQFSALYVALGAYFIVTSLVQKTAFADAGLDADRAVAEMRSNSHFQSMIRSSCAHLMDFLDEVGLLTRPAMYYYRKANML, translated from the coding sequence ATGACTGCAGCGATGGACCGCACCCGCGACGACACGATCCGCGGGGGTGTCGCCGAGACCGACAACGTGGTCAGCATGCGTGACGAGGGGACCGACGAGGTCTCCGAACGTCTCCTGGCCTCGGCGGCCCGGCTGTCGCGCAACGCGATGACCGAGATCGACTGGTCTGCACCGATGGACCCGTCGAAGTACGGCTGCAGCCCGGAATGGTCATCGCTCTACGGCACCGACTACTGGGATGAGCTCACCGAGGAACAGCGCATATCCGTGACGCGCCATGAGTTCGCCTCGATCATGAACATCGGCATCTGGTTCGAGATGATCCTGCAGGAGATGGTGATCCGCGATCAGTATCTCGGCGAGTATCACAGTGCCGAGTTCCAGTTCGCGCTGACGGAGATCGCCGACGAGTGCCGGCATTCGATCATGTTCGCCAAGGCGTCGGAGAAGATGGTCGGCACCTCCTACAAGCCGACCAAGAAGGTCGGCCGACTCGGCAAACTGTTCAAGCGCACCGCAAAGAACGAGGTCGCCTACGCCGGCATTCTGGTCGCCGAGGAGGTGCTCGACGTCTTCCAGCGTGGCTGCATGCGCGACGATCGGGTGCTGCCGTTCATCCGGACGGTCAACGAGATCCATGTCCTCGAGGAATCGCGCCACATGCGCTTCGCCCGCGAGGAGGTGCGCGAGTCGATGGACGGGGTCGGCTGGGCGCGTCGCCAGTTCAGCGCCCTTTACGTGGCGTTGGGTGCCTACTTCATCGTCACCAGCCTGGTGCAGAAGACGGCCTTCGCCGACGCCGGGCTCGATGCCGACCGCGCCGTGGCCGAGATGCGATCGAACTCGCACTTTCAGTCGATGATCCGCAGCAGCTGTGCACACCTCATGGACTTCCTCGACGAGGTCGGGCTGCTCACCCGGCCGGCCATGTACTACTACCGGAAAGCGAACATGCTCTGA
- a CDS encoding SDR family oxidoreductase has product MSSIFITGGAAGIGLATAERFGREGWTVGVFDVDAEALAKVKANHPGFITGTLDVRDPQQWENALAEFTSHTGGTLDVLDNNAGILVEGPLHEISPDAVRRQIDIDALGVALGAQAAYPYLKKTPGAHLVNIASASAIYGQPGIATYSATKFFVAGLTEALELEWENDDIRVVGIWPLWAKTALAMNEAKSTKTLGVRITPEQVADKVWESVHPTRQDKLLHRTSYSVGTQTLVLGNASKFIPNFLNRAVNKVIAQ; this is encoded by the coding sequence ATGTCATCGATCTTCATCACGGGCGGCGCCGCAGGCATCGGACTGGCGACCGCGGAACGCTTCGGGCGCGAAGGATGGACGGTTGGCGTGTTCGACGTGGACGCCGAGGCGCTCGCGAAGGTGAAGGCCAACCATCCCGGGTTCATCACCGGGACACTCGACGTCCGTGATCCGCAGCAGTGGGAGAACGCACTGGCCGAGTTCACCAGCCACACCGGGGGCACCCTGGACGTCCTCGACAACAACGCCGGCATCCTGGTCGAGGGCCCGCTGCACGAGATCTCCCCCGACGCCGTCCGGCGCCAGATCGACATCGACGCGCTCGGTGTCGCGTTGGGCGCGCAGGCCGCCTATCCGTACCTGAAGAAGACGCCGGGGGCGCACCTGGTGAACATCGCCTCCGCCTCGGCCATCTACGGCCAGCCCGGTATCGCGACCTATAGCGCGACCAAGTTCTTCGTCGCCGGCCTGACCGAAGCACTCGAGCTGGAATGGGAGAACGACGACATTCGCGTCGTGGGCATCTGGCCGCTCTGGGCAAAGACGGCCCTGGCCATGAACGAGGCTAAGTCGACCAAGACCCTCGGCGTCCGGATCACGCCCGAACAGGTCGCCGACAAGGTGTGGGAATCCGTGCATCCCACCCGCCAAGACAAACTGTTGCACCGCACCAGCTACTCGGTCGGCACCCAGACGCTGGTCCTGGGCAACGCGTCGAAGTTCATTCCCAACTTCCTCAACCGGGCCGTCAACAAGGTGATCGCCCAGTAG
- a CDS encoding 4Fe-4S binding protein: MFVITQSCCSDAACVSVCPVNCIHPTPEERGFGSSDILHIDPEACIDCGACADACPVDAIYPADKLGTRDKVFIDINADYYKNNPDVTSGWSSVTYPDIPKLPAGLRVALVGTGPSGGYALRTILDRTEALVTVIDKLPTPGGLVRAGVAPDHPGTKGVLRGFDLLYRDPRVTMATNVEVGTGPGQITPDELAEHFDAVFYAVGANESRRLGIPGESLPGSTSATELVAWYNAVPGIEAPPIPRDGTGRAVVVGTGNVALDVARILVSPPEMLATTDIADRALRILEQQNIHEVAVLGRRDQAHAAYTSAEYRALSTIPGVEVVVHDDPAAALPDFDSSADPNNRRIIFLFHSAPEEILGQSRVDGVTVRTGEHRHTIATDLMVRSIGYRSTPIDGLPFDGDRGVFPNTDGRMTTVSGDVIPGAYVLGWAKRGPSGGIGTNKVCAEATVEHFIRDAAEGRLPRTGRSSKAFGALLRRRTRNVIGYRGVRAIDAGERRRGVTQGRPRVKYTEVSDMVGAAGWRKR; the protein is encoded by the coding sequence ATGTTCGTCATCACCCAGTCCTGCTGCAGCGACGCAGCCTGTGTGTCGGTCTGCCCGGTCAACTGCATCCATCCGACGCCGGAGGAACGCGGCTTCGGCAGTTCCGACATCCTGCACATCGACCCCGAGGCCTGCATCGATTGCGGGGCCTGCGCAGACGCCTGCCCGGTGGACGCGATCTACCCGGCCGACAAACTCGGCACCCGCGACAAGGTCTTCATCGACATTAACGCCGACTACTACAAGAACAACCCGGACGTGACCTCCGGGTGGTCGTCGGTCACCTATCCGGACATCCCGAAACTCCCTGCCGGCCTTCGCGTTGCGCTGGTCGGCACCGGACCGTCGGGTGGCTATGCGCTGCGGACGATCCTGGATCGCACCGAGGCGTTGGTGACCGTCATCGACAAGCTCCCGACTCCGGGCGGGCTCGTGCGTGCGGGCGTCGCTCCAGACCATCCCGGCACGAAGGGAGTTCTGCGCGGTTTCGACCTGCTCTACCGTGATCCGCGTGTGACCATGGCGACCAACGTCGAGGTCGGTACCGGTCCGGGTCAGATCACGCCCGACGAACTGGCCGAGCATTTCGATGCGGTGTTCTATGCGGTCGGTGCCAATGAGTCACGTCGCCTCGGGATCCCCGGGGAATCGCTGCCGGGCTCGACGTCCGCGACCGAGTTGGTCGCCTGGTACAACGCGGTGCCCGGCATCGAGGCGCCACCGATCCCGCGCGACGGGACCGGTCGCGCGGTGGTGGTGGGCACCGGCAACGTTGCCCTCGACGTTGCGCGCATCCTGGTGTCGCCGCCCGAGATGCTGGCCACCACCGATATCGCCGATCGCGCACTACGCATCCTGGAGCAGCAGAACATCCACGAGGTGGCGGTGCTCGGCCGCCGTGATCAGGCCCACGCGGCATACACATCCGCCGAATACCGGGCGTTGTCGACCATCCCGGGTGTCGAGGTGGTGGTCCACGACGATCCCGCCGCCGCGCTGCCCGACTTCGATTCGTCGGCAGATCCGAACAATCGCCGCATCATCTTCCTGTTCCACAGTGCTCCCGAAGAGATTCTCGGCCAGTCGCGGGTCGACGGGGTCACGGTGCGGACCGGCGAGCACCGTCACACCATCGCGACCGACCTGATGGTCCGCTCGATCGGGTACCGATCCACGCCGATCGACGGCCTGCCGTTCGACGGCGACCGCGGGGTCTTTCCGAATACCGACGGCCGAATGACCACGGTGAGTGGCGATGTCATCCCCGGTGCCTACGTGTTGGGCTGGGCGAAACGCGGCCCGAGCGGCGGGATCGGCACCAACAAGGTCTGCGCCGAGGCGACCGTCGAGCACTTCATCCGAGACGCCGCCGAGGGACGCTTGCCGCGCACCGGTCGGTCGTCGAAGGCGTTCGGTGCGTTGCTGCGGCGCCGCACCCGAAACGTGATCGGTTATCGGGGCGTGCGCGCGATCGACGCCGGCGAACGGCGCCGCGGTGTCACGCAGGGCCGTCCACGCGTCAAGTACACCGAGGTGTCGGACATGGTCGGTGCCGCCGGGTGGCGCAAGAGGTAG
- the rpmF gene encoding 50S ribosomal protein L32 yields the protein MAVPKRRMSRANTRSRRSQWKADNPALQEVKVNGVAQRIPRRLVKAAKAGVIDLDRR from the coding sequence ATGGCTGTACCCAAGCGCCGGATGTCGCGGGCGAACACCCGCAGCCGTCGTTCGCAGTGGAAGGCGGACAACCCCGCTTTGCAAGAGGTGAAGGTGAACGGTGTCGCGCAGCGCATCCCGCGTCGCCTGGTGAAGGCGGCCAAGGCCGGCGTCATCGACCTGGATCGTCGCTGA
- a CDS encoding DUF1707 SHOCT-like domain-containing protein — protein sequence MTTPDDLPAPDDARARLRAADADRELVHQILSAAVERGSLTLSEYEERAGRAVAAKTFGELDALTDDLPVGQLGVPMPFVGETTVSRVAPPSGRRPIQHRFALMSGTELRGNVPVGDGLTATAVMGGIDIDLREVEFTAPQLTIRCTALMGGIDITVPPDVGVDVNGWAVMGGFGGRAAGPGAPGAPTVRVVGLALMGAVEVKRKDREPRR from the coding sequence GTGACCACTCCCGACGACCTTCCGGCGCCCGACGATGCGCGGGCGCGTCTGCGTGCGGCGGACGCCGATCGCGAACTGGTGCATCAGATCCTCTCCGCGGCGGTGGAGCGGGGCAGCCTGACGCTGAGCGAATACGAAGAGCGCGCCGGCCGGGCCGTCGCGGCGAAGACGTTCGGCGAGCTCGACGCCCTCACCGACGACCTACCGGTGGGACAACTCGGTGTGCCGATGCCCTTCGTCGGGGAGACGACGGTCAGCCGTGTCGCGCCGCCGTCGGGTCGTCGACCGATCCAACACAGGTTCGCGCTGATGTCGGGGACCGAGTTGCGCGGCAACGTCCCCGTCGGGGATGGCCTCACCGCCACCGCGGTGATGGGCGGTATCGACATCGACCTGCGTGAGGTCGAGTTCACCGCGCCCCAACTCACCATTCGCTGCACCGCACTGATGGGCGGTATCGACATCACCGTGCCTCCGGACGTGGGTGTCGATGTCAACGGTTGGGCCGTCATGGGCGGATTCGGCGGACGTGCGGCCGGTCCGGGAGCGCCCGGGGCGCCGACGGTGCGTGTCGTCGGTCTGGCGTTGATGGGAGCGGTCGAGGTCAAACGCAAGGACCGCGAGCCCCGCCGATAG
- a CDS encoding molybdopterin oxidoreductase has product MSSTPRFLQGVYAFTGTGLTKPAPIDPSLTFVVPAGMTAQPLYFRGGNSSGELIYVTLLRDGQPMRIFPMGAKSSVNVPLRVVEDVDPDTTLELVLAAPEATTGEVVIDFGMVIF; this is encoded by the coding sequence ATGTCCAGCACACCGCGATTTCTGCAAGGCGTCTACGCGTTCACCGGCACGGGGCTGACCAAGCCCGCTCCGATCGATCCGTCGCTGACCTTCGTGGTTCCGGCCGGCATGACGGCGCAGCCCCTCTACTTCCGCGGCGGCAACAGTTCGGGCGAGCTGATCTATGTGACGCTCCTGCGCGACGGACAGCCCATGCGGATCTTCCCGATGGGCGCGAAGTCCTCGGTCAACGTGCCGCTGCGAGTCGTCGAGGACGTCGATCCCGACACCACGCTCGAACTGGTGCTCGCAGCTCCGGAGGCCACCACGGGCGAGGTCGTCATCGACTTCGGGATGGTCATCTTCTGA
- a CDS encoding AEC family transporter: MSGVVSGFTVIFIVVGVGYLLGRTRVLGKSAHEVLSRLVFFVCTPALLFHSLVTSDLSVIFSKTLVIAGGSALVIGVVYVLVARLWLHRHIPELAIGGLAASYVNSVNLGLPIAIFVLDDASFIAPLLLFQILIYSPIALITLDLTVTDPALGHASRSATLRDAVVAPLTNPIVLGGVAGLTVSALGRQPPTAILEPMRMLGNASVPCALLAFGLSLTGVAVFKKGESPRRDIALATVLKIVAMPVLVYIIARWGFGETGHDLFAQVVIAALPTAQNVLVYSTRYRRAQILARDTALITTLGSIPAIAVIALLLA, encoded by the coding sequence GTGTCTGGCGTGGTCTCCGGTTTCACCGTCATCTTCATCGTGGTCGGTGTCGGTTACCTCCTCGGCCGGACCCGGGTCCTCGGCAAGAGCGCCCATGAGGTGTTGTCCCGCCTGGTGTTCTTCGTCTGCACACCGGCCCTGCTGTTCCATTCGCTGGTCACCTCCGACCTGTCGGTGATCTTCTCGAAAACGCTGGTCATCGCTGGCGGCAGTGCACTCGTCATCGGGGTGGTCTACGTGCTGGTCGCTCGGCTCTGGCTGCACCGTCACATCCCCGAACTCGCCATCGGCGGCCTGGCGGCCTCCTATGTGAACAGCGTCAACCTGGGCCTGCCGATCGCCATCTTCGTGCTCGACGACGCCTCGTTCATCGCTCCGCTGCTGTTGTTCCAGATCCTGATCTATTCGCCGATCGCGCTCATCACCCTCGACCTGACCGTCACCGATCCCGCACTCGGCCACGCGTCCCGGTCCGCCACGTTGCGCGATGCGGTCGTCGCTCCGCTCACCAATCCGATCGTGCTCGGCGGCGTCGCCGGTCTCACCGTGTCCGCGCTGGGGCGGCAGCCACCGACGGCGATCCTCGAACCGATGAGAATGCTGGGCAATGCATCGGTGCCCTGCGCGCTGCTGGCCTTCGGACTCTCGCTGACCGGTGTCGCGGTGTTCAAGAAGGGCGAGAGTCCCCGCCGCGACATTGCGCTGGCCACCGTGTTGAAGATCGTCGCCATGCCGGTGCTGGTGTACATCATCGCCCGCTGGGGTTTCGGTGAGACCGGCCATGACCTCTTCGCGCAGGTGGTGATCGCGGCACTGCCCACCGCACAGAACGTGCTGGTGTACTCGACCCGGTATCGACGAGCCCAGATCCTCGCTCGCGACACCGCGCTGATCACGACCCTCGGGTCGATCCCGGCGATCGCCGTGATCGCGCTCCTACTGGCCTGA